Proteins encoded by one window of Sporocytophaga myxococcoides:
- a CDS encoding deoxyhypusine synthase family protein produces MKGPISQFIEKHYLHFNSAALVDAAKGYETHLLEGGKMMITLAGAMSTAELGKSLAEMIRNDKVQIISCTGANLEEDIMNLVAHNSYKRVPHYRDLSPQDEWELLENHYNRVTDTCIPEEEAFRRLQKHIYNIWKDANDKGERYFPHEFMYKILLSGELEQYYEIDPKDSWMLAAAEKNLPIIVPGWEDSTMGNIFASYCIKGEFKATTMKSGIEYMMWLSDWYVKNSSGKGVGFFQIGGGIAGDFPICVVPMLYQDMEMENIPFWSYFCQISDSTTSYGSYSGAVPNEKITWGKLDITTPKFIVESDATIVAPLIFAWLLDW; encoded by the coding sequence ATGAAAGGTCCTATCTCTCAATTTATTGAAAAGCATTATCTGCATTTCAATTCGGCAGCTCTTGTAGATGCAGCCAAAGGTTATGAAACTCACCTGTTGGAAGGCGGGAAGATGATGATTACTCTGGCTGGTGCAATGAGTACTGCAGAACTAGGAAAGTCACTGGCTGAAATGATCAGAAATGATAAGGTTCAGATTATTTCCTGTACAGGAGCCAATCTGGAAGAAGATATTATGAATTTAGTTGCACATAATTCATATAAAAGAGTACCTCATTATAGAGATTTGAGTCCACAGGATGAATGGGAATTACTTGAAAATCATTATAATAGGGTTACCGATACCTGTATTCCTGAAGAAGAGGCTTTCAGGAGACTTCAAAAGCATATTTATAACATATGGAAAGATGCAAACGATAAGGGCGAACGCTATTTTCCACATGAATTTATGTATAAAATATTGTTATCAGGCGAGCTCGAGCAATATTATGAAATCGATCCAAAGGATAGCTGGATGCTGGCGGCGGCTGAAAAAAATCTTCCGATAATTGTACCAGGGTGGGAGGACTCTACAATGGGAAATATATTTGCATCTTATTGTATAAAAGGAGAGTTCAAAGCCACAACAATGAAGTCTGGTATTGAATATATGATGTGGCTTTCTGACTGGTATGTAAAAAACTCTTCAGGAAAAGGGGTTGGATTCTTTCAGATAGGTGGGGGAATTGCAGGTGACTTTCCAATTTGCGTAGTGCCGATGCTGTATCAGGATATGGAAATGGAAAATATTCCATTCTGGAGTTATTTCTGCCAGATTTCCGATTCTACAACTAGTTATGGCTCTTATTCAGGTGCAGTACCGAATGAAAAAATTACTTGGGGAAAGTTAGATATCACAACCCCTAAATTTATAGTTGAATCTGATGCTACAATAGTT